The stretch of DNA TGCTTGTGCCGAGGATTCTCGCAGATCACGAGTACCCGACCGTGGCGGCGGATGACCTTGCACTTCTCACAGATGCGCTTTACCGACGGTCGCACCTTCATCGTGTGTTCCTTCCGGTCATTCCTGTAGACCTGTATCTCTACACCCAGCCGCAGGTGTTCCTTTTCATACCCGTTGCCCGGACGGCCACGCCGCCGGGCGTCTCCACGGCACTCCCGAGAGAGCGCCTACTTGTAGCGATACGTGATCCGGCCTCGGGTCAGGTCGTACGGAGAGAGCTCGACGATGACCCGGTCACCTGGCAGGATGCGGATGTAGTGCATGCGCATCTTCCCTGAGATGTGGGCTAGCACCCGATGCCCGTTGTCGAACTCGACGCGGAACATCGCATTCGGGAGCGGCTCGACGACCACGCCCTCCATCTCGATGGAATCATCACGCTTGCCCAAATACCCGTTTCCCTCCGATGCCCAACGGCCACGAACGCGTAGTATAGCCGACCTGCCGCGGTCGCGTCCAGCACGGAAACGATCCTAGCTGCCGCATCACTCCACCGTGAGCACCCACGGTCCCTCTTCGGTCACCGCCACGGTGTGCTCGAAGTGCGCCGAGAGGCTGCCGTCAGCCGTCACCACCGTCCAGCCGTCCCGCAGCGAGCGCACTTCCTGGCCGCCCGCGTTCACCATCGGCTCGATGGCGAAGACCATGCCCGCCTTCAGCGTCGGCCCCTGCCCCGCACGCCCGTAGTTCGGGACGTTCGGCTCCTCGTGCATGTCCCGACCGATCCCGTGCCCCACGTACTCGCGCACGACCGAGAAGCCCGCACCCTCCGCGACGTGCTGGACCGCGGCGCTGATGTCGTAGAGGCGCATCCCGGGTATGCATCTGGAGATGCCCGCCTCGAGCGCACGGCGTGTCGCATCCATCAGCGACGCCGCTTCGT from Coriobacteriia bacterium encodes:
- the rpmJ gene encoding 50S ribosomal protein L36; protein product: MKVRPSVKRICEKCKVIRRHGRVLVICENPRHKQRQG
- the infA gene encoding translation initiation factor IF-1, with the translated sequence MGKRDDSIEMEGVVVEPLPNAMFRVEFDNGHRVLAHISGKMRMHYIRILPGDRVIVELSPYDLTRGRITYRYK
- the map gene encoding type I methionyl aminopeptidase, yielding MIVCKSAAELEIMREAGRVVAVTLREVGAAVRPGVTTGELDKIADSVIREAGAVPAFKGYRGFPASICTSRNGEVVHGIPGPTRLVEGDILSVDVGAVVDGYFGDAARTFPVGAISDEAASLMDATRRALEAGISRCIPGMRLYDISAAVQHVAEGAGFSVVREYVGHGIGRDMHEEPNVPNYGRAGQGPTLKAGMVFAIEPMVNAGGQEVRSLRDGWTVVTADGSLSAHFEHTVAVTEEGPWVLTVE